Proteins found in one Gardnerella vaginalis ATCC 14018 = JCM 11026 genomic segment:
- a CDS encoding ABC transporter substrate-binding protein — translation MMNRTIKSTIALVACSAMAFGALAACGSSSSDSSDKGKVYFLNFKPESADQWKEVAKEYTKKTGIPVKVQNAASGTYEQSLKSEISKGDEAPTLFQVNGPVGYASWKDYTADLKDTELYKQLQNKDIALKDGDKVVGVPYAMETYGLIYNKSLLKKYTELKDAKVKSAEEINSFDKLKAVADDIQARKSELGVDGAFTSAGFDSSSDWRFKTHLANIPLYYEFKADKVTKQPAKIKGTFLDGYKKIFDLYITDSTTPATQLSSKTGEDANSEFSLGKAVFYQNGTWAWTDLQKAGMKAEDLGMLPIYIGAKGEEKQGLATGSENYWCINDKTSDANKKATKDFLKWVLTSDYGKEAMSKKMGFTTPFKSFADMKSENPLTAAAVEDAQSGKTPVSWNFTMMPSDNWKNDLGSALLEYAQGTGKWDKVKSAFVDNWAKEVAQTHEDQD, via the coding sequence ATGATGAATCGTACAATTAAGTCAACAATTGCACTTGTAGCTTGCTCCGCGATGGCATTCGGTGCGCTCGCTGCATGTGGTTCCAGCTCTTCGGATTCTTCCGATAAGGGTAAGGTTTACTTCCTTAACTTCAAGCCAGAATCTGCTGATCAGTGGAAGGAAGTTGCTAAGGAATATACCAAGAAGACTGGTATTCCTGTAAAGGTCCAGAACGCTGCTTCTGGCACATATGAGCAGTCTCTTAAGAGTGAAATCAGCAAGGGTGATGAAGCCCCTACGCTCTTCCAGGTGAATGGTCCTGTTGGATATGCATCTTGGAAGGATTACACTGCAGATCTTAAGGATACGGAGCTTTACAAGCAGCTTCAGAACAAGGATATTGCTCTTAAGGACGGAGATAAGGTTGTTGGTGTTCCATACGCAATGGAAACTTACGGCTTGATTTACAACAAGTCTTTGTTAAAGAAGTACACTGAGCTTAAGGATGCAAAGGTAAAGTCTGCTGAAGAGATTAATTCCTTCGATAAGCTTAAGGCTGTTGCTGACGACATTCAGGCTCGTAAGAGTGAACTTGGTGTTGATGGTGCTTTCACTTCTGCTGGTTTCGATTCCAGCTCTGATTGGCGCTTTAAGACTCACCTTGCAAACATTCCTCTGTACTATGAGTTCAAGGCAGACAAGGTAACTAAGCAGCCAGCAAAGATCAAGGGCACGTTCCTTGACGGATACAAGAAGATCTTTGATCTTTACATTACTGATTCCACCACTCCTGCAACTCAGCTCAGCTCTAAGACTGGTGAGGATGCAAACTCTGAGTTCTCGCTTGGCAAGGCTGTGTTCTATCAGAATGGTACTTGGGCTTGGACCGACCTGCAGAAGGCTGGCATGAAGGCTGAAGACCTTGGCATGCTCCCAATCTACATTGGTGCTAAGGGCGAAGAAAAGCAGGGCTTGGCTACTGGCTCCGAGAACTACTGGTGCATTAACGATAAGACTTCGGATGCAAACAAGAAGGCAACTAAGGACTTCTTGAAGTGGGTTCTTACCTCTGATTATGGCAAGGAAGCTATGTCTAAGAAGATGGGCTTCACCACTCCATTCAAGAGCTTTGCTGATATGAAGTCTGAGAATCCTTTGACTGCTGCTGCTGTTGAAGATGCTCAGTCTGGTAAGACTCCTGTAAGCTGGAACTTCACTATGATGCCATCTGACAACTGGAAGAACGATCTTGGCTCCGCATTGCTTGAGTATGCTCAGGGCACTGGCAAGTGGGATAAGGTTAAGAGCGCCTTCGTTGACAATTGGGCTAAGGAAGTTGCTCAGACTCACGAAGATCAGGATTAA
- a CDS encoding cation:proton antiporter yields the protein MPVFELILYIMAVVVLSSFLERFIPRVSVPLVQIAMGIIAAELPFFPNASLDPNMFMVVIVAPLIYFESREINKLALLSSFKYSATLAIGLVLATMIVVGILLPAIWPFVPITAALVLGAALGPTDAVAVSALSHEVSLTRKQFSVLQGESLFNDASGIVGFQFAVLVASSGVFDIVPALSSFTTKFFGGIVVGALVGFAANWLFEKIRSLGWETTKTRILMELFLPFLLYMGAESLETSGMLALVTAGLLTKFDRSGVGPNVSRTNIVANSVWSVLSFGLNGAVFVLLGIALPKVVSSSWNDRGINNLILVAIICVTLVAIIGVRFLWMVIMIRLVRRSKANRRDVDWLKSSVIMTLGGAKGTLTLALMFTLPISFSLRNELIFIAGVVIVVTLLLANFILPLISPKDNNHELEAVTPIIIEVLRRTVEELTLNVTQDSTKSDDYEARGAVLSVIDSYTERINRLKQNVNKSDSKDYLLLRVDALNWEKDYIKQRLKDIKQEGATKFKMLDEEACERLLDQIMNSLRHIHAGSQKQSIMWHVRGRFRAAQRKYVTVARRVGNMIRRTAPLLREDMIFVRVRQIHIDVIHSVVKRLYQEMHKETYSTEHCSALLREYRTSEAFLRSRPNVAISVKMIERIDDVKRQGYAIELRVIHDMYEAGDITRAQERQLRNNVYVMSVDANSDV from the coding sequence ATGCCAGTTTTTGAGCTAATTCTGTACATAATGGCAGTTGTGGTTCTTTCATCATTCTTGGAGCGTTTTATACCAAGAGTTTCAGTGCCGCTTGTGCAGATAGCTATGGGCATTATTGCTGCAGAATTGCCATTTTTTCCAAACGCATCTTTAGATCCAAACATGTTTATGGTCGTTATAGTTGCGCCACTTATATACTTTGAGTCTAGAGAAATCAATAAGCTAGCTCTGCTGTCTTCCTTCAAATATTCAGCCACGCTAGCTATTGGATTAGTTTTAGCCACAATGATTGTTGTTGGCATTCTATTGCCTGCAATATGGCCGTTTGTGCCAATTACGGCAGCTCTTGTGTTGGGTGCTGCATTAGGTCCAACGGATGCCGTGGCAGTAAGCGCTTTAAGTCACGAAGTGTCGCTTACGCGCAAACAATTTAGCGTTCTTCAAGGCGAATCATTATTTAATGACGCATCTGGAATAGTAGGATTCCAATTTGCAGTGTTGGTAGCATCCTCAGGCGTTTTCGACATTGTTCCAGCATTAAGCAGTTTTACAACAAAATTCTTTGGTGGAATAGTAGTAGGCGCGTTAGTAGGTTTTGCTGCAAACTGGCTTTTTGAAAAAATCAGGTCACTAGGTTGGGAAACTACGAAAACTAGAATATTAATGGAATTATTCCTACCATTTTTGCTATACATGGGTGCAGAAAGCCTTGAAACTTCGGGAATGCTTGCGCTAGTTACTGCAGGATTGCTTACAAAATTCGATCGTTCTGGAGTAGGTCCTAATGTTTCGCGAACAAATATAGTGGCAAACAGTGTTTGGAGCGTTCTATCTTTTGGGCTTAATGGTGCTGTTTTTGTGCTTTTGGGAATCGCGCTTCCAAAAGTAGTAAGTTCAAGTTGGAATGATCGTGGAATTAACAATCTTATTCTAGTGGCGATTATTTGCGTAACTTTAGTTGCCATTATAGGCGTTCGATTCTTGTGGATGGTTATTATGATTCGCCTTGTAAGGCGATCTAAAGCAAATAGGCGAGATGTAGATTGGCTAAAATCGTCCGTGATAATGACATTAGGTGGAGCAAAAGGAACTTTAACATTAGCGCTGATGTTTACGCTTCCAATTAGCTTCTCGCTTAGAAATGAATTGATTTTTATTGCTGGAGTGGTGATAGTAGTAACGCTTTTGCTAGCTAACTTTATTCTTCCCTTAATATCTCCTAAAGATAACAATCATGAGCTAGAAGCGGTTACGCCAATAATCATAGAAGTTTTGCGGAGAACCGTTGAAGAGCTTACGCTTAACGTTACGCAGGACAGCACTAAAAGTGATGATTATGAAGCGCGAGGCGCTGTGTTATCTGTGATTGATTCCTACACGGAACGAATCAATAGGCTAAAACAAAATGTAAATAAGAGTGATTCAAAAGACTACTTGTTATTACGTGTAGATGCTCTAAATTGGGAAAAGGACTATATAAAACAAAGGCTTAAAGACATTAAACAAGAGGGTGCAACTAAGTTTAAAATGCTAGATGAGGAAGCATGTGAACGGCTTTTAGACCAAATAATGAATTCGTTAAGACACATACATGCTGGTTCGCAAAAGCAATCAATAATGTGGCATGTGCGAGGGCGATTTAGGGCTGCTCAACGAAAGTATGTAACGGTTGCGCGGCGAGTAGGTAATATGATTCGCAGAACGGCTCCGCTTCTTAGAGAAGACATGATTTTTGTGCGTGTTCGGCAGATTCATATTGACGTTATACATAGCGTTGTTAAACGTTTATATCAAGAAATGCATAAAGAAACGTATAGCACGGAGCATTGTTCAGCTCTTTTACGTGAGTATAGGACTAGCGAGGCTTTTCTTAGATCGAGACCAAATGTTGCTATTAGCGTAAAAATGATTGAGCGAATCGATGATGTTAAGCGGCAAGGGTATGCAATTGAGCTTAGGGTTATTCACGATATGTATGAAGCTGGAGATATTACGCGCGCGCAAGAGAGGCAGCTGCGAAACAACGTTTATGTTATGAGCGTAGATGCTAATTCAGACGTGTAA
- a CDS encoding carbohydrate ABC transporter permease, whose protein sequence is MNEKTKHPVLWTTLFAVVSLLWIFPIALVFMNSFKSKVYIASEPFSLTPKSFIGFDNYVLGINRTNLLMSFWWTIVVTIGAVVLILLCTSMCAWWIVRVNNWAARLLYVLFLFNMIVPFQMVMFTLSNITTKLGLNTPWGLWIIYLGFGAGLAVFIFTGVVKGIPQELEESAMIDGASVPRIFFQIIVPIMRPAIISVSILQTMWIWNDFLLPYLTLDLNKYKTVSIAVQYLKGGYGSVEMGAMMGCLVLAILPIIIFYLICQKYIIKGVMAGAVKG, encoded by the coding sequence ATGAACGAGAAAACTAAGCATCCTGTGCTTTGGACCACGCTTTTTGCTGTAGTGAGTTTGTTGTGGATTTTCCCAATCGCGTTAGTGTTTATGAATTCCTTTAAGTCAAAGGTGTATATTGCTAGCGAGCCATTTTCACTTACTCCAAAGTCGTTTATTGGTTTTGATAATTACGTTCTTGGCATTAACCGCACGAATTTGTTGATGAGCTTCTGGTGGACAATTGTTGTAACGATTGGCGCTGTGGTTCTGATTCTTTTGTGCACTTCGATGTGTGCATGGTGGATTGTGCGAGTAAACAATTGGGCTGCAAGGCTGCTTTACGTATTGTTCTTGTTCAATATGATTGTGCCGTTCCAGATGGTTATGTTCACTCTTTCCAACATCACTACAAAGCTTGGATTGAACACCCCTTGGGGATTGTGGATTATCTACCTTGGTTTTGGCGCAGGTTTGGCTGTGTTTATTTTCACGGGCGTTGTGAAGGGTATTCCTCAGGAATTGGAAGAGTCCGCAATGATTGATGGTGCTTCAGTGCCTCGCATATTCTTCCAGATTATTGTTCCAATTATGAGACCTGCTATTATATCTGTGTCGATTTTGCAAACAATGTGGATTTGGAATGACTTCCTTCTTCCTTACCTCACTTTGGATTTGAACAAGTATAAGACTGTTTCGATTGCAGTTCAATATTTGAAGGGTGGTTATGGTTCCGTTGAAATGGGTGCCATGATGGGCTGCTTGGTTCTTGCCATTCTTCCAATTATTATCTTCTACCTCATCTGCCAGAAGTATATTATCAAAGGCGTTATGGCTGGTGCGGTAAAAGGCTGA
- a CDS encoding nitroreductase family protein — protein MTELQQNNDQNNNKQIEENKTIQTLLNRRSIRAFKNEPISENIVKTLEAAAQRAACSQFLNDWSAIKITSKNLKQKLSELGNQTYIATAPLLYVFIIDQHRNAAIARKNGIDADGNDFTLKTGYRFSQSQNDAILALHAMETAAESLGLGCVILGSILNNIPDLIELLKLPKYTYPVLGLAIGMPDQSPELKPRMDSSMQFFENEYPSSDDVLLEKLAEFDERVHKYYDLRNASKPVDAFSAQITKLAVDSGAKNHSCESQLNAQGFTFKY, from the coding sequence ATGACAGAGTTGCAACAAAATAACGATCAAAACAACAATAAACAGATTGAAGAAAATAAAACAATTCAGACACTTCTAAATCGCAGATCTATACGCGCTTTTAAAAACGAGCCGATTAGCGAAAATATTGTAAAAACGTTGGAAGCAGCAGCACAGCGCGCAGCTTGTAGTCAGTTTTTAAACGACTGGTCCGCAATTAAAATCACTAGCAAAAATCTTAAACAAAAGCTTTCCGAGCTTGGAAATCAAACTTATATAGCCACAGCGCCACTTTTGTATGTTTTTATTATTGATCAGCACAGAAATGCTGCTATAGCGCGCAAAAATGGCATTGATGCAGACGGAAACGATTTTACGCTTAAAACAGGATACAGGTTCTCACAGTCGCAGAACGATGCAATTCTTGCACTGCATGCTATGGAAACAGCTGCAGAATCACTTGGGCTCGGATGCGTAATCCTTGGTTCAATTTTGAACAACATTCCCGATTTAATTGAACTTTTGAAGTTGCCAAAATACACGTATCCAGTACTTGGGCTTGCGATTGGAATGCCAGACCAGTCCCCAGAACTAAAGCCGCGCATGGATTCGAGCATGCAATTCTTTGAAAATGAATACCCTAGCAGCGATGATGTTTTGCTTGAAAAACTTGCAGAATTCGATGAAAGAGTGCATAAATACTACGATTTGCGAAATGCCAGCAAACCAGTAGACGCGTTCAGCGCACAAATCACAAAGCTTGCTGTAGATTCTGGAGCCAAAAACCATAGTTGCGAATCGCAGCTTAATGCGCAAGGATTTACTTTTAAGTATTGA
- a CDS encoding histidine phosphatase family protein — protein MLNSIDVDVNGGSFSGDSYEIQDVPATCGGAPEGRLVLLRHGQTVWSESGQHTGRTDIPLTQIGCSQAVYAGERIRQAFPKGFDADCQFVSPLVRARQTAQLAGFTHCTPLEYAAEWDYGCAEGRTRKDVSALSGVESWDVWRDGPKALPEFMSDSCEESLPSGETVKVVRCNGESLQDVSDRTQKIIDSVLPKLKSGKDVIIVAHAHVLRILAMRWLGVDASQARLLRLDTAHYSALGTYKGDRVIVRWNC, from the coding sequence ATGCTGAACAGTATTGACGTTGACGTTAATGGTGGTTCATTTAGCGGAGATTCGTATGAGATTCAAGATGTTCCAGCAACTTGTGGCGGAGCTCCAGAGGGAAGACTTGTTCTTTTGCGTCACGGACAAACTGTTTGGAGCGAATCAGGTCAGCATACAGGTAGAACTGATATACCGCTTACTCAAATTGGTTGTTCGCAAGCAGTTTATGCTGGTGAGCGCATTCGACAAGCATTTCCTAAGGGTTTTGATGCAGACTGCCAGTTTGTAAGCCCTCTTGTTCGCGCTCGGCAAACAGCTCAACTAGCAGGTTTTACGCATTGCACGCCGCTAGAATACGCAGCTGAATGGGATTATGGGTGTGCAGAAGGGCGAACTAGAAAAGATGTCTCCGCGTTAAGTGGAGTAGAATCGTGGGATGTTTGGCGAGATGGTCCTAAGGCTCTTCCAGAGTTTATGTCGGATTCTTGTGAAGAGTCTCTTCCGAGTGGTGAAACGGTGAAAGTAGTACGCTGCAATGGGGAAAGTCTGCAGGATGTTTCTGATAGAACGCAAAAAATAATCGACTCTGTTTTGCCAAAGCTTAAAAGCGGCAAGGATGTGATTATTGTTGCGCACGCGCATGTTCTTAGAATTTTAGCTATGAGATGGTTAGGCGTTGATGCGTCTCAAGCGCGGTTGCTGCGACTAGACACCGCCCACTACAGCGCTCTTGGAACTTATAAGGGAGATCGTGTAATCGTTCGCTGGAATTGTTGA
- a CDS encoding LacI family DNA-binding transcriptional regulator, with protein sequence MPANIQDVANEAHVSVSTVSRSFTRPNLVSAITRDKVLAIAEKLNFSISRSAAALKSGRTLRVALLMSDSIRLWFSASIMQGLNQVLHPAGYDLSIFQISSSQERAEFFDMLPTRRNADAVIVCSFDVNKSEVASLKATGVPVLGINCLYPMDCDFDATINIDDNQGARLMARHLIGLGHKNIAYIRTNRDVSLHFSVLQRYHSFIDECKINNITPTEIVAPEGLDRISSIVSSLLSNSSMPTAIACQEDGIAIPLMFQLSRSGYSTPGDLSIIGFDDSFYARETGLTTIRQDPVSMAVDAAKMTLSLINGDYLDESRRYITIPAQLIVRSSTSQLDVA encoded by the coding sequence ATGCCGGCTAATATTCAAGATGTTGCCAACGAAGCTCACGTATCAGTATCTACTGTTTCACGCTCATTTACACGACCAAACTTAGTTTCCGCAATAACTCGCGACAAAGTGTTGGCTATTGCAGAAAAACTAAACTTCTCAATATCTCGTTCTGCAGCCGCTTTAAAATCTGGCAGAACTCTAAGAGTCGCACTACTAATGAGCGACAGCATTCGCCTGTGGTTTAGCGCATCCATAATGCAAGGATTGAATCAGGTTCTTCACCCAGCAGGCTACGATCTATCAATTTTCCAAATATCAAGCAGCCAAGAGCGCGCAGAATTCTTTGATATGCTACCAACTCGAAGAAATGCAGATGCCGTAATAGTTTGCTCATTTGACGTAAATAAGTCGGAAGTTGCTTCATTAAAGGCAACTGGTGTACCAGTTTTAGGCATAAACTGCTTATATCCTATGGACTGCGATTTTGACGCAACAATTAATATTGACGACAATCAGGGCGCGAGGCTTATGGCTCGTCACCTTATTGGATTAGGTCATAAAAACATAGCTTATATTCGCACAAATCGCGATGTTTCCCTTCATTTCAGCGTTTTACAACGTTATCATTCGTTTATTGACGAATGCAAGATTAACAATATTACGCCTACCGAAATCGTAGCTCCAGAAGGTTTAGACCGCATAAGTTCAATAGTTTCATCGCTTTTAAGCAACAGTAGTATGCCTACCGCAATCGCATGCCAAGAAGACGGAATAGCAATACCTTTAATGTTCCAGCTTTCTAGAAGCGGATACAGCACACCAGGTGATCTTTCAATTATCGGTTTTGACGACAGCTTCTACGCTAGAGAAACAGGACTTACAACTATCAGACAAGACCCTGTAAGCATGGCAGTGGATGCTGCAAAAATGACCTTATCTTTAATTAATGGAGATTATTTAGATGAAAGTCGCCGATACATTACGATTCCAGCACAGTTAATTGTGCGCTCGAGTACATCTCAACTTGACGTAGCTTAG
- a CDS encoding aminotransferase class I/II-fold pyridoxal phosphate-dependent enzyme has product MAQNFANDLKKAMKIKGYKQIDVIALAAKDGHKLGKSQLSQYLSGKTEPRKDVRDMLAQILEISDYGIKGGHSCAKTAQNCQSVEESQLNQPHLTEEELSKTLKHRNFNKSTKLEHVLYDVRGPVVEEANRMEANGTHILKLNIGNPAPFGFRAPDEVIYDMQQQLIDCEGYSDSRGLFSARKAIMQYDQLKGIPGVQMEDIYTGNGVSELINLSMQALLDCGDEILIPSPDYPLWTACASLAGGTPVHYMCDEKSHWYPDIADIRSKITPRTKAIVIINPNNPTGVLYSREVLEEIVKIAREFNLIIFADEIYDRLVMDDKKHVSIASLAPDVFCVTFSGLSKSHMIAGFRIGWMSLSGDKSKARDYIMGLNMLSNMRLCSNVPAQSIIQTALGGYQSVEKYLEPGGRVYEQREYCYNALQEMDGVSVERPDAAFYMFVKLDPARYNIHDDEQFALDLLRDQKLLIVHGKGFNWQTPGYFRVVYLPRLQTLRDAMSKLSNFLSYYRQ; this is encoded by the coding sequence ATGGCACAAAATTTTGCAAACGACCTTAAAAAGGCCATGAAAATCAAAGGATATAAGCAGATTGATGTAATCGCGCTTGCAGCAAAAGATGGTCATAAGCTTGGCAAAAGTCAGTTAAGCCAGTATTTAAGCGGTAAAACTGAGCCACGCAAAGACGTGCGAGATATGCTTGCACAAATTCTTGAAATTAGCGACTACGGAATCAAAGGTGGGCATTCTTGCGCAAAAACCGCGCAAAACTGCCAGTCTGTAGAAGAATCACAATTAAATCAGCCACATCTTACAGAGGAAGAGCTTTCCAAAACGCTCAAACATAGAAACTTCAACAAATCCACCAAACTTGAGCACGTGCTTTACGATGTCCGCGGCCCAGTTGTAGAAGAAGCAAACCGCATGGAAGCAAACGGAACGCATATTCTAAAGCTCAACATTGGGAATCCTGCTCCTTTTGGCTTCCGCGCTCCAGACGAAGTAATTTACGACATGCAGCAGCAGCTTATTGATTGCGAAGGCTACTCGGACAGTCGCGGACTTTTCTCTGCGCGCAAGGCGATTATGCAATACGATCAACTTAAGGGCATTCCAGGCGTGCAAATGGAAGATATTTACACTGGAAACGGCGTTTCCGAGCTGATTAACCTTTCTATGCAAGCACTGCTTGATTGCGGCGACGAGATTCTTATACCAAGCCCAGACTATCCGCTGTGGACTGCGTGCGCAAGCTTGGCTGGCGGCACTCCTGTGCACTACATGTGTGACGAAAAGTCGCATTGGTACCCAGATATTGCCGACATTCGCTCTAAAATCACGCCTCGCACTAAAGCAATCGTGATTATTAACCCGAATAATCCTACGGGCGTGCTGTATAGTCGCGAAGTTTTGGAAGAGATTGTTAAGATTGCGCGCGAGTTTAATCTGATTATTTTTGCGGACGAGATTTACGACCGTCTTGTTATGGACGACAAGAAGCATGTTTCGATTGCTTCTCTTGCTCCAGACGTGTTCTGCGTAACTTTTAGCGGACTTTCTAAGTCGCATATGATTGCTGGCTTCCGTATTGGTTGGATGAGTCTTTCGGGAGATAAATCCAAGGCTCGCGACTACATTATGGGGCTTAACATGCTGTCTAATATGCGCTTGTGCTCGAATGTTCCTGCGCAATCTATTATTCAGACTGCTTTAGGCGGATACCAAAGCGTTGAGAAGTATTTGGAGCCGGGCGGACGCGTGTATGAGCAGCGAGAGTACTGCTATAACGCACTTCAGGAGATGGATGGCGTAAGCGTCGAGCGACCAGATGCTGCTTTCTACATGTTTGTAAAACTCGATCCTGCTCGCTACAACATTCACGACGACGAACAGTTTGCGCTTGATTTGCTGCGCGACCAGAAGTTGCTGATTGTGCACGGCAAAGGCTTTAATTGGCAGACTCCAGGCTACTTCCGCGTAGTCTACTTGCCGCGCTTGCAAACGCTTCGCGACGCAATGAGCAAACTCTCTAACTTCCTCTCCTACTATCGCCAGTAG
- a CDS encoding DUF624 domain-containing protein, whose amino-acid sequence MISFGSPDSKFAQGMESFADAVWLTILMIITSVPIITIGASITAAHETARRIERGEAHTTSIYFKSFKNNFVKSTIIWIILLPILVAIVGSWIFLQLTPLLIIKFAISILWILVAQWVFALQARFENSVGRTLINSLIFSVSYIATTFMMVLLDFVFFALVYLSLKYFLQGLPLLILLGWGSLIMLHTPLLERVFAKYVKTSGK is encoded by the coding sequence ATGATTTCTTTTGGAAGCCCCGATTCAAAGTTTGCTCAAGGAATGGAATCGTTTGCAGACGCAGTATGGCTTACCATTTTAATGATTATTACGAGTGTTCCGATTATAACGATTGGCGCATCAATTACAGCTGCTCATGAAACTGCTAGAAGGATTGAGCGCGGAGAAGCACACACAACTTCAATCTATTTTAAATCTTTTAAAAATAATTTTGTTAAATCTACTATTATTTGGATAATCTTGCTTCCGATTCTTGTGGCAATTGTAGGGTCTTGGATTTTTCTGCAGCTTACGCCACTTTTAATAATAAAGTTTGCGATCAGTATTTTATGGATTTTGGTTGCTCAATGGGTGTTTGCTCTTCAAGCAAGATTTGAAAATTCTGTTGGTAGAACTTTGATTAATTCGTTGATTTTTAGCGTATCTTACATTGCAACCACTTTTATGATGGTTTTGCTTGATTTTGTATTTTTTGCGCTTGTCTATTTATCTTTAAAGTATTTTTTGCAGGGATTGCCATTGTTGATTTTGCTTGGATGGGGGTCTTTGATTATGCTTCACACTCCGCTGCTTGAGCGCGTGTTTGCAAAATACGTTAAAACAAGTGGTAAGTGA
- a CDS encoding carbohydrate ABC transporter permease, which translates to MINMSGKAIRKWWALFALPTFAAFVIGFLVPFVMGVYLSFTKFHTVTDGKFVGIRNYRKALRDPHFIHSLIFTTAFTVVTTVVINVIAFAIAYMLTKKFKGSNLFRTVFFMPNLIGGIVLGYVWQVVLNGILGYFGRAITYSATYGFWGMVLLICWQQIGYMMIIYIAGLQALPGDVIEAAAVDGATPMQTLFKITIPLMMPSITVCTFLTVTNGFKLFDQNLALTNGAPSRKSEMLALNIFNTFYGRINGEGVGQAKAVIFFIIVAVIALIQNRLTTSKEVAA; encoded by the coding sequence ATGATTAATATGAGTGGAAAAGCAATACGCAAATGGTGGGCGTTATTCGCTTTGCCAACGTTTGCTGCTTTTGTAATCGGCTTTTTAGTGCCATTCGTAATGGGTGTGTATCTTAGCTTTACTAAGTTCCATACTGTTACGGATGGAAAGTTTGTGGGTATTCGCAATTATCGCAAGGCTTTGCGCGATCCTCATTTTATTCATTCGTTGATTTTCACAACTGCTTTTACTGTTGTAACAACAGTTGTTATTAACGTTATTGCTTTTGCAATTGCGTATATGCTTACAAAGAAGTTCAAAGGTTCAAACTTATTCCGTACAGTGTTCTTTATGCCAAATCTTATTGGTGGCATTGTTTTGGGCTATGTTTGGCAAGTAGTGCTTAATGGTATTTTAGGCTACTTTGGTCGTGCTATTACGTATTCTGCGACGTACGGATTCTGGGGCATGGTTCTTTTGATATGCTGGCAGCAAATCGGATATATGATGATTATTTACATTGCTGGTTTGCAGGCGCTTCCAGGAGATGTTATTGAGGCGGCAGCTGTTGATGGCGCAACACCAATGCAAACGCTGTTTAAGATTACGATTCCTCTTATGATGCCGTCCATTACAGTGTGCACATTCTTGACTGTTACAAACGGATTCAAGCTGTTCGATCAGAACTTGGCGTTGACTAATGGTGCTCCTTCCAGAAAGTCGGAGATGTTGGCGTTGAACATTTTCAACACATTCTATGGAAGAATCAATGGTGAAGGCGTCGGTCAGGCAAAGGCAGTCATATTCTTCATCATTGTGGCTGTAATTGCTTTGATTCAGAACAGGTTGACAACGTCTAAGGAGGTGGCAGCATGA